The following coding sequences lie in one Peribacillus frigoritolerans genomic window:
- a CDS encoding putative thiazole-containing bacteriocin maturation protein, with the protein MVNLTPSMRLKVKRDTFFLPEPNRGVYFRNNISSFRMEGSSIVQWIEKLLPMFNGNHTLSELTDGLPGPYRNRVMEIAEVLYGNGFVRDVSQDSPHQLRNQVLERYASQIEFLESCGDSGAHRFEIYRKKKALAIGSGPLFLSLVSSLIESGLPAFHIFITDTVQTNRKRLNEIVAHARKTDDEVAIEEVVLEKGTEIEWQEIVRPFDSILYVSQEGDIEELRELHSVCRQGEKSLFPAMIINQVGMAGPLVHPDSKGCWESAWHRLHQAELEKNQASSSFSATAGAMLANIMVFEWFKDTTGVTTAEQANQFYLLDMDTLEGKWHPFIPHPVVTGKGTATWVEDFNMRLEQKSDPVEPGKVFMYFSRLTSSESGIFHRWDEGDLKQLPLAQCRVQVVDPLSSGPAELLPEIIRSDLTHEEARRECGLAGVEAYASRTLSQLVATLPPLQGADEIKESIGVGAGETFAECVCRGLQSSLDTEFLNKRFNQEKLVTVQLAQVEDERCRYYLQALTRLQGDPIIALGEEMSGFPVVWAGTSDGWSGAVGLNVTIALRNALQKAVMKVQNQTVCLTAPGLVASPVLEEEKVDLVIPSCGVKGDPELVQSAIQVLKKNSKRIHVFEMDLEPFMKEEIAGVFGVFLREEESG; encoded by the coding sequence ATGGTGAATTTGACCCCTTCTATGCGTTTGAAAGTGAAAAGGGATACGTTTTTTCTTCCGGAACCGAACAGAGGTGTGTATTTCAGGAATAACATAAGTTCGTTCCGTATGGAGGGCAGCTCGATCGTACAGTGGATTGAAAAGCTATTACCGATGTTCAACGGGAACCATACATTAAGCGAGTTGACGGATGGATTGCCTGGCCCATACCGGAACCGGGTAATGGAAATTGCCGAGGTTCTGTACGGGAATGGGTTTGTTCGGGATGTAAGTCAGGACAGTCCCCATCAATTAAGGAATCAAGTACTTGAAAGGTATGCTTCGCAAATCGAGTTCCTGGAAAGTTGCGGCGATTCCGGGGCTCACCGTTTTGAAATTTATCGAAAGAAAAAGGCGTTGGCTATAGGTTCTGGCCCATTGTTCCTTTCATTGGTGTCCTCACTGATTGAATCGGGATTGCCTGCATTCCATATCTTCATTACGGACACGGTACAGACCAATAGAAAAAGATTGAATGAAATCGTGGCACATGCGCGTAAGACGGACGACGAGGTTGCGATAGAGGAGGTCGTGCTTGAAAAGGGAACAGAGATTGAATGGCAGGAGATCGTGCGGCCCTTTGACTCGATATTATATGTGTCACAGGAGGGTGATATAGAGGAATTAAGAGAACTTCATTCGGTTTGCAGGCAAGGGGAAAAGAGCCTGTTTCCTGCAATGATCATCAATCAAGTAGGCATGGCTGGTCCGCTTGTCCATCCAGATTCCAAGGGATGCTGGGAGTCAGCGTGGCATCGTTTGCATCAAGCTGAGCTGGAAAAGAATCAGGCATCATCCTCCTTTTCCGCCACAGCCGGAGCGATGTTAGCCAATATTATGGTATTCGAATGGTTTAAAGACACTACAGGCGTTACGACAGCAGAACAAGCCAATCAATTTTATCTGTTGGATATGGATACATTGGAGGGAAAGTGGCATCCGTTCATTCCCCACCCTGTGGTGACGGGAAAAGGGACTGCAACATGGGTTGAAGATTTTAATATGCGGCTCGAACAGAAATCGGACCCGGTTGAGCCGGGGAAGGTATTTATGTATTTCAGCCGGTTGACATCGTCGGAATCCGGAATTTTTCATCGGTGGGATGAGGGGGATTTAAAACAGCTGCCGTTGGCTCAATGCCGCGTTCAAGTCGTTGATCCGCTATCGTCCGGTCCGGCCGAACTCCTGCCTGAAATTATCCGTTCAGATCTGACTCATGAGGAAGCGAGAAGGGAATGCGGTCTTGCAGGAGTTGAAGCATATGCATCCCGAACACTCAGCCAGCTCGTTGCGACTCTTCCTCCGCTTCAGGGTGCAGACGAAATAAAGGAATCGATCGGTGTCGGAGCAGGGGAAACATTTGCTGAATGTGTTTGCCGTGGACTGCAAAGCAGTTTGGATACAGAGTTTTTAAATAAGCGGTTCAACCAGGAGAAACTTGTGACAGTGCAATTGGCTCAAGTGGAAGATGAGCGCTGCAGGTATTATCTACAAGCGCTGACCCGGCTGCAGGGAGATCCGATCATCGCCTTGGGTGAGGAAATGTCAGGTTTCCCGGTAGTTTGGGCAGGAACGAGCGATGGCTGGTCCGGCGCTGTCGGTTTGAATGTAACGATCGCATTACGGAACGCATTGCAAAAGGCCGTCATGAAAGTCCAAAACCAGACCGTTTGCTTAACAGCTCCAGGTTTAGTGGCATCGCCGGTTCTTGAGGAAGAAAAGGTGGATCTTGTGATTCCTTCATGCGGGGTGAAAGGGGATCCCGAACTGGTACAGTCCGCCATTCAAGTCTTGAAGAAGAACAGTAAGCGAATCCACGTTTTCGAAATGGATCTTGAACCTTTCATGAAGGAAGAAATTGCAGGTGTGTTCGGGGTGTTTTTGCGAGAGGAGGAATCAGGGTGA
- a CDS encoding PLP-dependent aminotransferase family protein yields the protein MEWKTDRKSKKPLYKQIAAYIESGIADGTFLLDKPLPSERFLASELGVNRSTVVAAYDELEANGLVERKKGSGTMISKDIWGITRKRIPSWNRYIESGSFLPNMPVTQRIRKETEGHNLINLASGELSEDLFPVQSLREIISNRSFIGSLGYDHPQGNAVLRETIANHVKQYRRINTDPSSILITSGAQQALHLVVQCLLKPGDAVVLEDPSYSYNLPIFQSAGLRIFPLSVDKDGINPEDLLELHKKHRIRMIFLNPVFQNPTGTVLHINRRKRILELSSEYGIPVIEDDPYSLTSFAGEEISTLKSMDNNGNVLYISSLSKIVASGLRIGWIIGPKPVIERLSDAKQQVDFGHGSFTQWIANDFLDSEYFPAHLACLRGQLEKRRDAMVSSLQQFLPKKVDYYSPNGGIHLWCKLKVPLHELKLLEESIKRGVIYVPGSTLGTDEGYVRFTFARENEDSIHEGIKRFAEAVKSL from the coding sequence ATGGAATGGAAAACGGACAGAAAATCCAAGAAGCCTTTATATAAACAAATAGCAGCTTACATCGAGAGTGGCATTGCTGATGGAACATTTTTATTGGATAAGCCGTTACCATCTGAACGCTTCTTGGCAAGTGAACTGGGAGTTAACAGAAGCACAGTTGTTGCGGCTTATGATGAATTGGAAGCAAATGGGCTGGTAGAACGAAAAAAAGGAAGCGGAACGATGATCAGCAAGGATATCTGGGGAATTACCCGAAAACGTATCCCTAGTTGGAATAGATATATCGAATCGGGTTCTTTTTTGCCTAATATGCCAGTAACCCAAAGAATACGTAAAGAGACGGAAGGGCATAACCTTATTAACTTAGCTAGTGGGGAGCTTTCAGAAGACTTATTTCCAGTCCAATCCTTACGTGAAATCATTTCCAATAGGTCCTTCATTGGTAGCTTAGGTTATGATCACCCTCAAGGCAATGCGGTTTTAAGGGAAACGATAGCCAATCATGTTAAACAGTATAGGAGAATTAACACGGATCCATCTTCTATACTCATTACTTCTGGTGCACAGCAAGCCCTGCATCTGGTGGTCCAATGCTTGTTAAAGCCAGGAGATGCCGTTGTATTGGAAGATCCATCATATAGTTACAACCTTCCCATCTTTCAATCCGCGGGCCTAAGAATTTTTCCTTTATCAGTTGATAAAGATGGCATCAACCCAGAGGATTTACTGGAACTCCATAAAAAACATCGGATAAGGATGATTTTTTTGAACCCTGTATTTCAAAATCCTACAGGAACTGTCCTTCATATCAACCGTCGTAAAAGGATTCTTGAACTTTCATCCGAATATGGAATACCGGTCATAGAAGACGATCCTTATAGTTTAACTTCCTTTGCCGGTGAAGAAATTTCCACTCTTAAATCGATGGACAACAACGGAAATGTTTTATATATAAGCTCTTTGTCAAAAATTGTTGCTTCCGGTTTAAGAATTGGGTGGATTATAGGACCGAAACCAGTTATTGAGAGACTATCCGATGCTAAGCAGCAGGTTGACTTCGGTCATGGCTCATTCACTCAATGGATAGCAAACGATTTTTTGGATTCAGAGTATTTTCCTGCCCATCTTGCCTGCTTAAGGGGGCAACTGGAAAAAAGAAGGGATGCAATGGTTTCGAGCCTTCAACAATTCCTGCCAAAAAAAGTTGATTATTATTCGCCAAATGGTGGAATTCATTTGTGGTGTAAACTGAAAGTGCCATTGCACGAATTAAAGCTACTGGAGGAATCCATCAAAAGGGGAGTCATATATGTTCCGGGTTCAACACTAGGTACAGATGAGGGATACGTACGCTTTACTTTTGCAAGGGAAAATGAGGATTCCATTCACGAAGGCATCAAAAGGTTTGCAGAGGCTGTAAAAAGTTTATAA
- a CDS encoding TOMM precursor leader peptide-binding protein, producing MKTDVLVVGEGVLADHVHGDLSGQYQVNRQTDFEAGIPQTTAMVLLLQDAWNPAVHVKAEEVIGQAGIPWLRGFVSFGEGMIGPLVRPGVPGCSQCADQRYLMAGRDRKEMWGIRQQLQENGGIERDASASRTGLLQMAHLICAEVRKVMKGERARSEGHVSLISLKTLNGSWHSFLPDPLCQVCSTLPDDSKERARISLQPSPKISPESYRTRSMKELKEVLAKDYLDHRTGFLNNKMIDLVPPFADVSVNLPLFIGDEGSAGRTLSYEVSEMTAILEGLERYCGMEPRGKRTVIHDSYNNLKDFALDPIRIGVHSKENYAQRDFPFQPFNPGRSIDWVWGHSFLQERPILVPELLSYYSLGCGHGFVYETSNGCALGGSLEEAIFYGIMEVVERDSFLLTWYAQLPLTRLDPYSANDKELELMIDRARAAAGYDIHLFNATMEHGIPSVWALAKNRKQKGLNIICAAGAHLDPVRAVKSAVFELAGMMLTLDDKLEENQDEVEKMLHDSSLVRKMDDHGMLYGLPQAEERLQFLLDDDRPMRTFAEEYGEKVNHPDLTEDLQEILQEFRRLQLEVIVVDQTTPEIARNGLHCVKVLIPGMLPMTFGHHLTRITGLERILRVPMELGYAKRPLKFEQLNPHPHPFP from the coding sequence GTGAAAACTGACGTATTGGTTGTCGGGGAAGGAGTGTTGGCCGACCATGTTCATGGGGACCTGTCCGGCCAATATCAGGTGAATCGCCAAACCGATTTCGAGGCAGGAATCCCGCAAACGACGGCCATGGTCCTTCTGCTGCAAGATGCTTGGAATCCCGCTGTCCATGTAAAGGCCGAAGAGGTGATAGGGCAAGCGGGCATTCCATGGCTGAGGGGATTCGTATCATTTGGAGAGGGAATGATAGGTCCGCTGGTGCGCCCGGGTGTTCCTGGCTGTTCACAGTGCGCGGACCAAAGGTATCTCATGGCCGGCCGTGATCGAAAAGAAATGTGGGGAATCCGCCAACAGCTGCAGGAAAATGGGGGGATAGAGCGTGATGCGTCGGCATCCCGAACAGGCCTTTTACAGATGGCCCACTTGATTTGTGCAGAGGTAAGGAAGGTGATGAAAGGAGAACGCGCCCGGTCGGAAGGGCATGTATCATTAATCAGCCTGAAGACGCTGAATGGTTCGTGGCACTCTTTTTTACCAGATCCATTGTGTCAGGTTTGCTCAACATTACCTGATGACTCGAAGGAGCGTGCAAGGATTTCGTTGCAGCCAAGTCCAAAAATCAGTCCCGAAAGTTACCGTACCCGTTCGATGAAGGAGCTGAAAGAAGTTCTGGCCAAGGATTACTTGGATCACCGAACAGGATTCTTGAATAATAAAATGATAGACCTTGTACCGCCATTTGCCGATGTAAGTGTTAATTTGCCTTTGTTCATAGGAGATGAGGGGTCGGCAGGCCGGACTCTCTCATATGAGGTCAGTGAGATGACTGCCATATTGGAGGGATTGGAAAGGTATTGCGGAATGGAGCCCCGCGGCAAACGGACAGTCATTCATGACAGCTACAACAACCTGAAAGATTTTGCGCTCGATCCCATCAGGATAGGGGTACACTCGAAGGAAAATTATGCACAGCGGGATTTCCCGTTTCAACCGTTTAATCCTGGCCGCTCGATAGATTGGGTATGGGGCCACTCATTTTTGCAAGAGCGGCCGATCTTGGTCCCGGAATTGCTTTCCTATTATAGCTTGGGCTGCGGTCATGGATTTGTCTATGAAACTTCCAATGGCTGTGCTCTAGGGGGAAGTTTGGAGGAGGCCATTTTCTACGGCATCATGGAAGTGGTCGAACGTGATTCGTTCCTGCTGACCTGGTATGCGCAGCTGCCCCTCACACGTCTTGATCCTTATTCTGCAAATGACAAAGAACTGGAGCTGATGATTGACAGGGCGAGGGCGGCAGCGGGATATGATATCCATTTGTTTAATGCGACGATGGAACATGGTATACCGAGTGTATGGGCGCTGGCAAAAAACAGGAAACAAAAAGGATTGAATATCATATGTGCGGCAGGGGCCCATCTGGACCCGGTCCGGGCGGTGAAAAGCGCGGTCTTCGAGCTGGCTGGGATGATGCTGACACTTGACGATAAATTGGAAGAGAACCAGGATGAGGTTGAGAAAATGCTGCATGATTCCTCACTGGTACGGAAAATGGATGATCATGGCATGCTGTACGGTTTACCGCAAGCCGAAGAGCGACTGCAGTTTCTACTGGATGATGACCGCCCGATGCGAACATTCGCTGAAGAATACGGGGAAAAGGTGAACCATCCGGACTTGACGGAAGATTTGCAGGAAATCCTTCAGGAGTTTCGCCGCTTGCAACTCGAGGTGATTGTGGTGGATCAGACGACACCGGAAATTGCACGAAATGGATTACATTGCGTGAAAGTGCTGATCCCGGGGATGCTGCCGATGACATTCGGCCATCATCTTACCCGCATAACGGGGCTTGAGAGAATACTGAGGGTTCCGATGGAACTTGGATATGCAAAACGGCCGCTTAAATTCGAACAGCTCAATCCGCATCCGCATCCATTTCCATAA
- a CDS encoding stalk domain-containing protein, producing the protein MKTKQRTFKAAIIVITALTFIFSPYSLIHNNNASAHGGEMELIKLETALEGTGATVKSDFWSFFTKKITIEKDDTVIKIIPDSDKAYINGKAITLESNVIEKDEKIYVTDHFVNEVLPDIKQTAKIKEAYHPLDPLTPKEIKAVVNVIKEAGKYKDTLRFTEITLKLPEKKKVWEWEYDKEKKDDAFTRKAEFIALNGKQVIEGEVNISSKKLVSWNEMDGVHGMLILDDFATVQGAIEASEDYAKALKKRGIDDPKKVVATPLTVGYFDGEDKLEHDKRLLKIVSYLDTGDGNFWAHPIENLVAVVDLEKKAVIKVEDEGVIPIPMQLNAYDGRDYEKKSDVKPLDITEPEGKNYEIKGNTISWQNWDFHLRLDTRVGPVLSTVTYDDHGKKRKIMYEGSLGGMIVPYGDPDVGWYFKSYLDAGEYGMGTLTAPLELGADVPENAVLLDATIADNSGNPYVIKNAIAVFEQYAGPEYKHADLATFKEENQSRERRELVVRWVSTIGNYDYIFDWKLSQNGVINIDVGASGIEAVKGVKSKTMHDKTAKEDTKYGTLLDNNIVGTTHQHIYNFRLDLDVDGESNSLMEINPKVEKNQEGGPRKSVMVTEEKTVKTEQESIQKFDSSTIRLFSNLNKENKVGNPVSYQIIPFAGGTHPIAKGALFSDDDWLFKRVNFMDKQLWVTNYDPDERYPEGKYPNRSKTDTGLGQYSADNGSIDNTDNVVWMTTGATHVARAEEWPMMPTEWVHAMLKPWNFFDRTPTLDLPKENSK; encoded by the coding sequence ATGAAAACAAAGCAAAGAACTTTCAAAGCAGCAATTATTGTAATTACTGCACTAACTTTCATATTCTCTCCTTATTCACTAATTCATAATAACAACGCTTCTGCTCATGGCGGTGAAATGGAATTAATTAAGCTAGAAACAGCTTTAGAAGGTACTGGTGCAACTGTTAAATCTGATTTTTGGAGTTTTTTTACAAAAAAAATCACCATCGAAAAAGATGATACGGTCATAAAAATAATACCTGATTCTGATAAAGCGTATATTAATGGAAAAGCGATTACACTTGAATCAAACGTGATAGAAAAAGATGAGAAAATCTACGTAACTGATCATTTTGTGAATGAAGTTCTCCCTGACATCAAGCAAACAGCTAAAATAAAAGAAGCTTATCATCCTTTAGATCCTTTAACTCCTAAAGAAATTAAAGCGGTGGTTAATGTGATCAAAGAGGCAGGGAAATATAAAGATACTCTTCGTTTTACAGAAATTACACTGAAGCTTCCCGAAAAAAAGAAAGTGTGGGAGTGGGAGTACGATAAAGAGAAAAAAGACGACGCATTTACAAGAAAAGCAGAGTTCATTGCATTGAATGGCAAACAAGTTATTGAGGGTGAAGTGAATATATCATCAAAAAAACTAGTTTCATGGAATGAAATGGACGGCGTTCATGGCATGTTAATTCTGGATGATTTTGCTACTGTCCAAGGAGCCATTGAAGCAAGTGAAGACTATGCAAAAGCGCTAAAAAAGCGGGGTATAGATGACCCTAAAAAGGTCGTTGCGACCCCTTTGACAGTAGGTTATTTCGATGGTGAAGATAAATTGGAGCATGATAAGCGTCTATTGAAAATAGTATCTTATTTGGATACAGGGGATGGGAATTTTTGGGCGCATCCTATTGAAAATTTGGTCGCTGTTGTAGATCTTGAAAAGAAAGCGGTTATTAAAGTAGAAGATGAAGGTGTCATTCCAATCCCGATGCAATTAAACGCATATGATGGTAGAGATTATGAGAAGAAATCCGATGTAAAACCGCTTGATATTACCGAGCCTGAAGGCAAGAACTATGAAATAAAAGGAAATACGATTAGCTGGCAAAACTGGGATTTCCACTTGCGATTGGATACTCGGGTAGGACCTGTGTTATCAACCGTTACTTATGATGACCATGGGAAAAAAAGAAAAATTATGTATGAAGGATCGCTGGGTGGGATGATAGTTCCTTACGGAGATCCTGACGTTGGCTGGTACTTCAAATCCTATTTGGATGCTGGTGAATATGGAATGGGCACATTAACTGCACCGCTGGAACTTGGAGCTGACGTACCAGAAAACGCCGTGCTGCTAGATGCAACAATTGCAGATAACTCGGGCAATCCTTACGTTATTAAAAATGCCATTGCAGTATTTGAACAATATGCGGGGCCAGAATATAAACATGCCGACCTTGCGACATTTAAAGAAGAAAATCAAAGCCGTGAACGCCGTGAATTAGTGGTTCGCTGGGTTAGTACAATAGGAAACTATGATTATATCTTTGATTGGAAGTTATCGCAAAATGGAGTAATTAATATTGATGTAGGAGCATCCGGTATTGAAGCAGTAAAAGGTGTTAAATCAAAAACAATGCATGATAAAACTGCAAAAGAAGATACAAAATATGGTACCTTGCTTGATAATAATATTGTCGGAACCACTCACCAGCACATTTACAATTTCAGGCTTGACCTAGATGTTGATGGCGAAAGTAATTCCCTAATGGAAATTAATCCAAAGGTAGAAAAAAATCAAGAGGGCGGTCCACGCAAAAGTGTTATGGTAACAGAAGAAAAAACAGTAAAGACGGAGCAAGAGTCGATTCAAAAATTTGATTCTTCCACTATTCGACTGTTCAGTAATCTTAATAAAGAGAATAAGGTAGGAAATCCAGTTTCCTATCAAATCATCCCTTTTGCAGGAGGCACTCACCCGATTGCCAAAGGAGCCTTATTTAGTGATGATGACTGGCTTTTTAAGCGAGTTAACTTTATGGACAAGCAGTTGTGGGTCACAAATTATGACCCGGATGAGCGATATCCGGAAGGTAAATATCCGAACCGCAGCAAAACAGATACAGGATTAGGACAATATTCGGCAGACAACGGTTCCATTGACAATACAGATAATGTGGTATGGATGACCACAGGTGCAACTCATGTAGCACGAGCTGAAGAATGGCCAATGATGCCAACAGAATGGGTGCACGCCATGTTAAAACCGTGGAATTTCTTTGATCGTACTCCAACATTAGACTTACCAAAAGAAAATTCAAAGTGA
- a CDS encoding SagB family peptide dehydrogenase codes for MSLEAFLHNLHFDIQKASPPDWEVDWEDAPLTYKLYRDLPVFPLSLEVPLTLEGGSGPSRQDLEGIGHFLWYAYGLTQVSQVPRSSESEDLMQSFRRFPPSGGALYPSELYVYLKMEGLPAGVYHYDAAHHRLVLVREGNFDSYLTKALGESFDMSASFGTVFVSTMFWKNFYKYNNFSYRLQGLDAGVLLGQLLEVAKRFGIAAGVCFQFLDRAINHLLGLSEEEESTYAVMPLSTEPSFRFREERSMDRNVTSTELLLELTEIQPEHYVRSQRIREFPLLTKLNEASMIESTQSFRRIHPKNEADSEGKIVALPIVKRLSYDLASVCRKRFSPEMDFVLGKVSQSQLAALLQEATASFSYRNDLDGTNENNENRVSLYACLYNVEDIQDGAYHYDSTTHSLRQIQPGDHRLLLQYGMSLDIMNFQQVPICIHVVGERDHSKTQLGYRGYRIQQMEAGMLVQKLLLASSALGMNGHPLLGFDVNMCDELYKIDGPQRKTSLIQIPIGHYLNRPWLKGSLHS; via the coding sequence ATGAGTCTAGAGGCATTTTTGCACAATTTGCATTTTGATATCCAAAAGGCAAGTCCGCCGGATTGGGAAGTGGATTGGGAAGATGCACCGCTAACGTATAAGCTTTACCGTGACTTGCCTGTTTTTCCACTCTCACTGGAGGTGCCGCTGACGCTCGAGGGGGGGAGCGGGCCTTCACGGCAGGACCTCGAAGGAATCGGTCATTTCCTCTGGTACGCATATGGCCTGACCCAAGTCAGCCAGGTTCCGAGATCCTCGGAATCTGAGGACCTCATGCAGTCATTCCGGCGTTTTCCGCCATCAGGGGGAGCTTTGTATCCAAGTGAATTGTACGTATACTTGAAGATGGAGGGATTACCTGCTGGCGTATACCATTATGATGCAGCACACCACCGGTTGGTTTTGGTGCGGGAAGGGAATTTTGATTCCTATTTAACAAAGGCTCTTGGTGAATCCTTTGATATGTCAGCATCCTTTGGCACGGTTTTCGTATCGACGATGTTTTGGAAAAACTTCTACAAATATAATAACTTTTCATACCGTCTGCAAGGTCTGGATGCGGGCGTGCTTCTTGGACAGTTGCTCGAAGTGGCGAAACGGTTTGGAATCGCCGCCGGGGTGTGCTTCCAATTTCTTGATCGGGCCATCAATCATCTGCTCGGGCTTTCGGAAGAGGAAGAGAGCACGTATGCGGTGATGCCCTTATCGACAGAACCTTCTTTTAGATTTAGAGAAGAAAGGAGTATGGACAGAAATGTCACCTCGACGGAATTATTGCTGGAATTGACGGAAATTCAGCCTGAACACTATGTTCGTTCGCAGAGGATCAGGGAATTTCCGTTGCTAACTAAACTGAATGAAGCATCCATGATCGAATCCACCCAATCATTCCGGCGGATCCATCCAAAGAATGAGGCGGACTCTGAAGGGAAAATTGTAGCGCTTCCTATCGTGAAGCGGTTGTCCTATGACTTGGCATCAGTTTGCCGGAAGCGATTTTCACCTGAAATGGACTTCGTACTCGGGAAAGTCAGTCAATCGCAACTGGCCGCTCTCCTGCAGGAGGCAACCGCTTCATTCTCCTATCGAAATGACTTGGATGGAACAAACGAGAACAACGAAAATCGCGTTTCCCTCTATGCTTGCTTATATAATGTGGAAGACATACAAGATGGTGCATACCATTATGACAGCACGACACATTCATTACGACAGATACAACCAGGAGATCATCGGCTCCTATTGCAATACGGAATGTCCCTCGATATCATGAATTTTCAGCAAGTGCCGATCTGCATACATGTAGTTGGTGAGCGGGACCATTCCAAAACGCAACTTGGATATAGAGGATACCGCATCCAGCAAATGGAGGCGGGGATGCTCGTTCAGAAATTACTGCTGGCGTCGTCAGCCCTCGGAATGAACGGGCACCCGCTGCTCGGCTTTGATGTGAATATGTGTGATGAACTTTATAAGATAGACGGTCCGCAAAGGAAAACGAGCCTGATCCAAATCCCGATCGGACACTATCTGAATCGCCCTTGGCTGAAGGGGAGTCTGCATAGTTGA